From Thermonema lapsum, the proteins below share one genomic window:
- the hppD gene encoding 4-hydroxyphenylpyruvate dioxygenase — protein sequence MKEHDFLPINGTDHIEFYVGNAKQAAYFYQVAFGFQLVAYAGPETGVRDRASYVLEQGKIRLVLTTSLDPYSDISEHVKLHGDGVKVLALWVDDAEMAYYETMKRGARSAGEPQTLTDEYGEVKVASIHTYGDTIHTFVERKNYRGPFMPGYQKWESPVKSEPIGLKYVDHCVGNVELGKMNEWVRFYQDVMGFKLLITFDDKDISTEYSALMSKVVSNGTGYIKFPINEPAEGKRKSQIEEYLEYYHGPGVQHIAVATDDIIHTVSELRRRGVEFLYVPETYYEDLKERVGNIDEDVEKLKELNILVDRDEEGYLLQIFTKPVEDRPTLFYEIIQRKGATSFGKGNFKALFEAIEREQARRGNL from the coding sequence ATGAAAGAGCACGATTTCCTTCCTATCAATGGCACCGACCATATTGAATTCTATGTGGGCAACGCTAAGCAGGCGGCTTACTTCTACCAAGTGGCTTTTGGCTTTCAGTTGGTAGCCTATGCCGGACCCGAAACCGGCGTACGTGACCGCGCATCTTATGTGCTGGAGCAAGGCAAAATACGTCTTGTATTGACCACTTCGCTGGACCCTTACTCCGACATCAGCGAGCACGTGAAACTGCACGGCGACGGCGTGAAGGTCTTGGCTTTGTGGGTAGATGATGCCGAAATGGCATATTACGAAACCATGAAGCGTGGGGCACGTTCTGCTGGGGAGCCCCAAACCCTGACCGACGAATACGGTGAAGTGAAGGTGGCTTCTATCCATACCTACGGCGACACCATCCACACCTTTGTAGAGCGTAAAAACTATCGAGGTCCTTTTATGCCCGGTTATCAGAAATGGGAAAGCCCCGTAAAGTCAGAACCTATTGGTTTGAAATACGTGGACCACTGTGTGGGCAACGTGGAGCTGGGCAAAATGAATGAGTGGGTGCGTTTCTATCAAGATGTGATGGGCTTTAAGCTATTGATAACCTTCGACGACAAAGATATATCTACCGAATACTCGGCGCTGATGTCGAAAGTAGTATCCAATGGCACCGGTTACATCAAGTTTCCTATCAATGAGCCGGCAGAAGGTAAACGCAAATCGCAAATTGAAGAGTATCTTGAGTATTATCACGGACCGGGAGTGCAACACATAGCTGTAGCTACCGACGACATCATCCATACGGTCAGCGAGCTGCGCCGTCGTGGCGTGGAGTTCCTCTATGTGCCCGAAACCTATTACGAAGACCTGAAAGAGCGTGTGGGCAACATAGATGAGGATGTAGAGAAATTGAAAGAGTTAAACATCTTGGTTGACCGCGATGAGGAAGGTTACTTGTTGCAAATCTTTACCAAACCGGTAGAAGACCGACCAACGTTGTTCTATGAAATCATTCAACGCAAAGGAGCTACTTCGTTTGGTAAAGGCAACTTCAAAGCTTTGTTTGAGGCTATTGAGCGTGAGCAAGCACGCCGCGGCAATCTCTAA
- a CDS encoding CPBP family intramembrane glutamic endopeptidase: MAISFYLLYFIACLISWPFFWWRDIETESWDLWNVPGLVKTASYMWGPGIAAMICFYLFRKTHVRTVTFFGTSISKSLLFWLVPDIAFSISTFHGTEAFTFPFTGFFIILGEELGWRGFLQDALKNISPIKRAIIIGVMWEFWHFTTRMSVGLHISTFVRIAIFIIALSIISYIFIKLTEKTKSLFIPVTIHAWIDTLFEFSSTTTFIIFGLSIPFWAFLIWKWEKPLLIYTRK, encoded by the coding sequence TTGGCTATCAGTTTTTACCTATTATATTTTATTGCCTGCCTTATTTCATGGCCATTCTTTTGGTGGAGAGACATTGAAACTGAAAGTTGGGATTTATGGAATGTACCCGGATTGGTAAAAACCGCATCTTATATGTGGGGACCGGGGATTGCTGCAATGATATGCTTTTATCTGTTCAGAAAAACACACGTCAGGACCGTAACCTTTTTTGGAACTTCCATTTCAAAAAGTCTTTTATTTTGGTTAGTGCCTGATATAGCTTTCTCAATAAGCACATTCCATGGTACTGAAGCTTTTACATTTCCTTTCACTGGTTTTTTTATAATTTTAGGAGAAGAATTAGGGTGGCGAGGTTTTCTTCAAGATGCACTCAAAAATATAAGCCCAATAAAGAGAGCTATTATTATAGGCGTGATGTGGGAATTTTGGCATTTTACAACCCGAATGAGTGTAGGTCTTCACATTTCTACTTTTGTAAGAATAGCTATTTTCATTATAGCATTATCAATCATCTCTTATATTTTTATTAAACTTACAGAGAAAACCAAATCTTTATTTATTCCCGTTACTATTCATGCTTGGATTGACACTTTGTTTGAATTTAGTTCAACTACAACTTTTATTATCTTTGGGTTGTCTATACCTTTTTGGGCATTTTTGATTTGGAAATGGGAAAAACCATTACTGATATACACTCGCAAATAA